The proteins below are encoded in one region of Plutella xylostella chromosome 13, ilPluXylo3.1, whole genome shotgun sequence:
- the LOC105387193 gene encoding gastrula zinc finger protein XlCGF8.2DB isoform X2 produces the protein MLSPAKLRNACPYENCSSAFDRPHKLTLHLLTHANVKPFDCPEENCSKSYTSRSHLDRHINTAHRNVGDNMIYSCPTCQKTFSNRQNLKKHIKVIHDPDRSTFSCAHCNEKFNKKHQLNSHMFKHTGVKSFSCQDCFLVFDHWSTYQKHKKSEHAAKEYICDICNRKFKKRGHILHHMKVHYRTPTILTVFTCPIEGCSREYTRKSNMTQHIKIFHDKIKHDCHICGAQLSTKSKLNSHIKLHEGSKCSLPPKRKTKATGRKERKDKGTLKKIVTALRVAGMTQEHFEDSGILETSLVEGSSLETALQSQTSTSNIEVQAT, from the exons ATGTTAAGTCCGGCCAAGTTAAGAAATGCGTGTCCATATGAAAATTGTTCTTCAGCGTTTGATAGACCACACAAACTAACCTTACATCTTCTCACTCATGCTAATGTT AAACCATTTGATTGTCCTGAAGAAAATTGTTCCAAGTCATACACAAGTAGATCTCATTTAGATAGACACATTAATACAGCACATCGCAATGTTGGGGATAATATGATTTATAG CTGCCCAACCTGCCAGAAAACATTTTCAAATCgtcagaatttgaaaaaacatattaaagtTATACATGATCCAGATAGATCCACTTTTTCTTGTGCCCATTGCAATGAAAAGTTTAACAAGAAACATCAGCTGAATTCACACATGTTCAAACATACAGGAGTGAAGTCATTTAG TTGTCAAGATTGCTTCCTGGTGTTCGACCATTGGTCCACGTACCAGAAACACAAAAAGAGTGAACATGCAGCCAAAG AGTACATATGTGATATTTGCAATAGAAAGTTCAAGAAGCGAGGCCACATACTACATCATATGAAGGTCCACTACAGGACACCAACAATACTTACTGTATTTACGTGTCCCATTGAGGGGTGCTCTAG GGAATACACTCGAAAAAGCAACATGACCcaacacattaaaatttttCATGATAAAATCAAGCATGATTGTCACATTTGCGGTGCTCAACTTTCTACAAAG TCTAAACTGAACAGTCACATAAAGCTTCACGAAGGATCCAAATGTAGCTTACCTcctaaaagaaaaacaaaagcaaCGGGAAGAAAAGAGAGAAAAGACAAAGGCACACTGAAGAAAATAGTGACTGCACTAAGAGTAGCTGGAATGACACAAGAGCATTTTGAAGATAGTGGAATTTTAGAGACCTCTCTCGTTGAGGGTAGTTCCTTGGAAACGGCATTACAATCACAGACATCCACATCAAATATAGAAGTGCAGGCCACTTGA
- the LOC105387193 gene encoding gastrula zinc finger protein XlCGF8.2DB isoform X1, whose translation MLSPAKLRNACPYENCSSAFDRPHKLTLHLLTHANVKPFDCPEENCSKSYTSRSHLDRHINTAHRNVGDNMIYSCPTCQKTFSNRQNLKKHIKVIHDPDRSTFSCAHCNEKFNKKHQLNSHMFKHTGVKSFSCDLCEKYFVTPLEKRKHMRCHKTYSCQDCFLVFDHWSTYQKHKKSEHAAKEYICDICNRKFKKRGHILHHMKVHYRTPTILTVFTCPIEGCSREYTRKSNMTQHIKIFHDKIKHDCHICGAQLSTKSKLNSHIKLHEGSKCSLPPKRKTKATGRKERKDKGTLKKIVTALRVAGMTQEHFEDSGILETSLVEGSSLETALQSQTSTSNIEVQAT comes from the exons ATGTTAAGTCCGGCCAAGTTAAGAAATGCGTGTCCATATGAAAATTGTTCTTCAGCGTTTGATAGACCACACAAACTAACCTTACATCTTCTCACTCATGCTAATGTT AAACCATTTGATTGTCCTGAAGAAAATTGTTCCAAGTCATACACAAGTAGATCTCATTTAGATAGACACATTAATACAGCACATCGCAATGTTGGGGATAATATGATTTATAG CTGCCCAACCTGCCAGAAAACATTTTCAAATCgtcagaatttgaaaaaacatattaaagtTATACATGATCCAGATAGATCCACTTTTTCTTGTGCCCATTGCAATGAAAAGTTTAACAAGAAACATCAGCTGAATTCACACATGTTCAAACATACAGGAGTGAAGTCATTTAG CTGTGACCTATGTGAAAAATATTTCGTAACTCCCctagaaaaaagaaaacacatGAGATGTCATAAAACTTACAGTTGTCAAGATTGCTTCCTGGTGTTCGACCATTGGTCCACGTACCAGAAACACAAAAAGAGTGAACATGCAGCCAAAG AGTACATATGTGATATTTGCAATAGAAAGTTCAAGAAGCGAGGCCACATACTACATCATATGAAGGTCCACTACAGGACACCAACAATACTTACTGTATTTACGTGTCCCATTGAGGGGTGCTCTAG GGAATACACTCGAAAAAGCAACATGACCcaacacattaaaatttttCATGATAAAATCAAGCATGATTGTCACATTTGCGGTGCTCAACTTTCTACAAAG TCTAAACTGAACAGTCACATAAAGCTTCACGAAGGATCCAAATGTAGCTTACCTcctaaaagaaaaacaaaagcaaCGGGAAGAAAAGAGAGAAAAGACAAAGGCACACTGAAGAAAATAGTGACTGCACTAAGAGTAGCTGGAATGACACAAGAGCATTTTGAAGATAGTGGAATTTTAGAGACCTCTCTCGTTGAGGGTAGTTCCTTGGAAACGGCATTACAATCACAGACATCCACATCAAATATAGAAGTGCAGGCCACTTGA